From Atribacteraceae bacterium, one genomic window encodes:
- a CDS encoding replication-associated recombination protein A, whose protein sequence is MRPRTLGEVVGQPELAGPEGILSRIVRDGFLPSLLFWGPPGTGKTSVAFILAETCGYHTISVSAVASGVKDMKEAIREAEFVNERQGNKTVFFIDEIHRFHKGQQSFLLPFVEKGTITLLGATTENPSFEVIAPLLSRCQVLLFRKISVADLVSLLRQTLTDPRALNNPSPMIGEDALELLARMADGDARQALNFLEIILQVAQRENRTVSPDIIGEIFHKNTLLYDKSGEEHYNLLSAYHKSLRGSDPDGAVYWMCRMLESGEDPHVILRRLIACASEDIGNADPRALQVAVAAREAYDFLGEPEGRLSLAQATLYVASAPKSNASYRALQVAASDVRIHGALPVPVHLRNAPTRLLAELGYGQEYKYAHDFPEGFIEQDYRPPELSARLYYRPSGRGYEKMISQWLQVLWKKRKY, encoded by the coding sequence ATGAGGCCGCGGACTTTGGGGGAAGTGGTAGGTCAGCCGGAATTGGCCGGTCCGGAGGGTATCCTTAGCCGGATCGTTCGTGATGGATTTCTCCCCTCGCTACTCTTCTGGGGGCCGCCGGGAACCGGAAAAACCTCGGTCGCCTTTATCCTCGCCGAAACCTGCGGGTATCATACGATATCGGTGAGTGCGGTGGCCTCGGGCGTCAAGGACATGAAAGAGGCGATCCGGGAAGCGGAATTCGTCAATGAGCGCCAGGGGAACAAAACGGTTTTTTTTATCGACGAAATACATCGTTTTCACAAAGGTCAGCAGAGCTTTCTGCTCCCCTTTGTGGAGAAGGGAACGATTACTCTCCTCGGAGCGACCACGGAGAATCCCTCCTTTGAAGTCATCGCCCCGCTCCTTTCCCGGTGCCAGGTCCTGCTTTTTCGTAAAATTTCGGTCGCTGACCTGGTCAGCCTCTTACGCCAAACTCTCACTGACCCGCGTGCCCTGAACAATCCCTCGCCTATGATTGGCGAGGACGCACTGGAGCTTTTGGCCCGCATGGCGGACGGAGATGCCCGGCAAGCCCTCAATTTTCTGGAAATCATCCTCCAGGTGGCGCAGCGAGAAAATCGGACTGTCAGTCCGGATATCATCGGCGAAATTTTTCACAAGAACACGTTGTTATATGACAAGAGCGGAGAAGAGCACTACAACCTCCTGTCCGCCTATCATAAGAGTCTACGGGGAAGCGATCCGGATGGAGCGGTTTATTGGATGTGTCGGATGCTCGAGTCCGGGGAAGATCCCCATGTCATCTTGCGTCGCCTGATCGCCTGCGCTTCGGAGGATATCGGAAACGCCGATCCCCGGGCCCTCCAGGTCGCTGTTGCCGCCCGGGAGGCGTATGATTTCCTGGGGGAACCGGAAGGTCGTCTTTCTCTTGCGCAGGCTACCCTGTACGTTGCCAGCGCTCCGAAAAGCAATGCGTCGTACCGGGCCCTCCAGGTCGCGGCCTCGGATGTCCGGATACACGGGGCGCTCCCCGTGCCGGTTCATCTTCGCAACGCACCAACCCGCTTGCTGGCCGAACTCGGGTATGGGCAGGAATACAAGTACGCCCATGATTTTCCGGAGGGCTTTATCGAGCAGGACTACCGGCCACCTGAACTGAGCGCTCGTTTGTATTACCGGCCAAGCGGACGGGGTTACGAAAAAATGATTTCCCAGTGGTTGCAGGTGTTGTGGAAAAAAAGGAAATACTGA
- a CDS encoding ROK family protein, translating into MPNQVFLGIDLSGSTTKVGAVGSEGHILFNSTIPTRPMREPEEVVADIEQEAKKLCKEAQRAGYTLAAIGIGLPGLCDWEAGVCHLLPNFHQKWKYVPIKKWLEERLGLPVAAINDVRAITLAENRFGAGREVANMVMLSVGTGIGGGLILNGELFSGREGGAGEIGHIPVEPFGIRCGCGSRGCLEAYASGPAMVGQALRALVQQHDTLIRELVKDDLNKVTPKTIVDAAKAGDETATDIIMRTGFYIGLALSGICAVINPEMIVVGGTVTQVGDILFDRIRQSLRERLHILPVNTIRFVQAELGREAAVIGTATWSKEQFLKGLISLDRED; encoded by the coding sequence ATGCCAAACCAGGTATTTCTGGGTATTGATTTGAGCGGCTCGACAACCAAGGTCGGGGCAGTCGGCTCGGAAGGGCATATTCTTTTCAACAGTACGATTCCGACCCGGCCGATGCGGGAACCGGAAGAGGTGGTTGCCGACATCGAGCAAGAAGCCAAGAAGCTCTGCAAAGAAGCACAACGGGCCGGTTATACCCTGGCAGCGATCGGGATCGGCTTACCCGGCCTGTGTGATTGGGAGGCGGGTGTCTGTCATTTACTGCCCAACTTCCATCAAAAGTGGAAATATGTCCCGATCAAGAAATGGCTTGAAGAGCGGTTGGGCCTTCCGGTAGCGGCGATCAATGACGTCCGGGCGATTACTCTGGCGGAAAACCGTTTCGGTGCGGGACGGGAAGTCGCCAATATGGTCATGTTGTCCGTTGGGACCGGGATCGGGGGAGGATTGATCCTGAATGGGGAACTCTTCAGCGGAAGGGAAGGGGGAGCCGGGGAAATCGGACACATTCCAGTGGAACCGTTTGGCATCCGTTGCGGATGCGGAAGCCGGGGATGTCTCGAAGCCTACGCTTCGGGACCGGCTATGGTCGGTCAGGCCCTGCGGGCCCTGGTACAGCAGCACGATACCCTGATCCGGGAACTGGTCAAGGATGACTTGAACAAGGTCACTCCCAAGACAATCGTCGATGCCGCCAAGGCCGGGGACGAAACCGCCACCGACATCATCATGCGGACCGGATTTTATATCGGCCTGGCCTTGTCCGGGATCTGTGCGGTGATCAACCCGGAAATGATCGTTGTCGGTGGAACGGTCACCCAGGTAGGGGATATTCTCTTTGACCGGATCCGGCAAAGTCTCCGGGAACGCCTGCACATCCTACCGGTGAACACTATCCGGTTTGTCCAGGCAGAACTGGGTCGGGAAGCGGCGGTGATCGGGACCGCGACTTGGTCAAAAGAGCAGTTCCTGAAAGGTTTGATCAGCTTGGATCGGGAAGATTGA